A single genomic interval of Aedes aegypti strain LVP_AGWG chromosome 1, AaegL5.0 Primary Assembly, whole genome shotgun sequence harbors:
- the LOC5568404 gene encoding exosome complex component RRP46 has product MTASKSENSLRPMHCELNLLTRSDGSAMLTQGETAVVASVNGPIEVKLQHMNVEKSHIDIYFKPRSGMGSVNDRLLESLIKNTYESAILTGLHPRTAISIQLQEMQDQGGLVACAINAVCLALMNSGIEMKFLVAAVHSVLREDGDIVLDPDALQSKDARAKFTFVFENCTRNTVSIYTHGKFTTEQYHRALKMAEEAVEKVFGFYADIVGKQREVL; this is encoded by the exons ATGACTGCCAGCAAATCGGAAAACTCGCTCCGTCCTATGCACTGCGAGTTGAACTTACTGACCAGATCCGATGGATCAGCAATGCTCACACAAG GTGAAACGGCAGTAGTGGCCTCCGTAAATGGTCCCATCGAAGTCAAACTGCAGCACATGAACGTGGAAAAATCGCACATCGATATCTATTTCAAACCGCGTTCCGGAATGGGAAGCGTTAATGACCGGCTGCTGGAAAGTCTCATCAAGAACACCTACGAATCGGCCATCCTGACCGGGCTCCATCCCCGAACAGCCATCTCGATTCAACTGCAGGAGATGCAGGACCAGGGCGGTTTGGTGGCCTGTGCCATCAATGCCGTTTGTTTGGCCCTGATGAACAGCGGAATCGAAATGAAGTTTCTGGTGGCCGCGGTCCATAGCGTGCTGCGGGAGGACGGGGACATTGTGCTGGATCCGGATGCACTGCAGTCAAAGGATGCCCGGGCCAAGTTTACTTTTGTGTTCGAGAACTGCACGAGGAATACGGTGTCGATCTACACGCATGGGAAGTTTACCACGGAACAGTACCACCGGGCGCTGAAGATGGCCGAAGAGGCCGTGGAGAAGGTTTTCGGATTCTATGCGGACATTGTGGGGAAGCAGCGGGAGGTGTTGTGA